One window of Lawsonibacter asaccharolyticus genomic DNA carries:
- a CDS encoding 50S ribosomal protein L33, translating into MASKAGARIKITLRCSECKQRNYNTMKNKKNTPDRLELNKYCPFCRKHTVHNETK; encoded by the coding sequence ATGGCAAGCAAGGCCGGTGCTCGCATCAAGATCACCCTGCGGTGCTCTGAGTGCAAGCAGAGAAACTACAACACCATGAAAAACAAGAAGAATACCCCCGACCGTCTGGAGCTGAACAAGTACTGCCCCTTCTGCAGAAAGCATACCGTCCACAACGAGACGAAGTAA
- a CDS encoding 50S ribosomal protein L11: MAQKVTGYVKLQIPAGKATPAPPVGPALGQHGVNIAAFTKEFNERTKNDVGMIIPVIITVYADRSFTFITKTPPAAVLIKKACSIESGSGVPNKTKVATISKEDVRKIAETKMPDLNAASIEAAMSMIAGTARSMGVVVGE, translated from the coding sequence GTGGCACAGAAAGTAACTGGATACGTAAAACTTCAGATCCCCGCCGGCAAGGCGACGCCGGCCCCCCCTGTTGGCCCCGCTCTGGGCCAGCATGGCGTGAACATCGCCGCTTTCACCAAGGAATTCAATGAGCGGACCAAGAACGATGTGGGCATGATCATCCCCGTCATCATCACCGTCTACGCTGACCGTTCCTTCACTTTCATCACCAAGACCCCCCCCGCCGCCGTGCTCATCAAGAAGGCCTGCAGCATCGAGTCCGGCTCCGGTGTGCCCAACAAGACCAAGGTCGCTACCATCAGCAAGGAAGACGTGCGCAAGATCGCTGAGACCAAGATGCCCGACCTGAATGCCGCCAGCATCGAGGCCGCTATGAGCATGATCGCCGGTACTGCCCGCTCCATGGGCGTCGTCGTGGGCGAGTAA
- a CDS encoding 50S ribosomal protein L1, with translation MFRGKKYQESAKQIDRAALYDTNEAMELIVKTAPAKFDETVELHVKLGVDSRHADQQVRGAIVLPHGTGKTQRVLVFAKAAKADEAKAAGADYVGEMDLVEKIQKENWFDFDVVVATPDMMGVVGRLGKVLGPKGLMPSPKAGTVTMDVTKAVNEIKAGKVEYRLDKTNIIHCPIGKVSFGAEKLSENFNAIMGAIVKAKPAAAKGQYIKSCVVASTMGPGVKVNGAKLM, from the coding sequence ATGTTTAGAGGCAAGAAATATCAGGAGAGCGCCAAGCAGATCGACCGCGCTGCTCTGTACGATACCAATGAGGCCATGGAGCTGATCGTCAAGACCGCTCCCGCCAAGTTCGACGAGACCGTCGAGCTCCATGTGAAGCTGGGCGTTGACTCCCGTCACGCCGACCAGCAGGTCCGCGGCGCCATCGTGCTGCCCCACGGCACCGGCAAGACCCAGCGCGTGCTGGTCTTCGCCAAGGCCGCCAAGGCGGACGAGGCCAAGGCCGCCGGCGCCGACTATGTGGGCGAGATGGACCTGGTGGAGAAGATCCAGAAGGAAAACTGGTTCGACTTCGACGTGGTGGTCGCCACCCCCGACATGATGGGCGTGGTGGGCCGTCTGGGTAAGGTGCTGGGTCCCAAGGGCCTGATGCCCTCTCCCAAGGCCGGCACTGTCACCATGGATGTGACCAAGGCCGTCAACGAGATCAAGGCCGGTAAGGTGGAGTACCGCCTGGACAAGACCAATATCATCCACTGCCCCATCGGCAAGGTGTCCTTCGGCGCTGAGAAGCTCTCCGAGAACTTCAACGCCATCATGGGCGCTATCGTAAAGGCCAAGCCCGCCGCTGCCAAGGGCCAGTACATCAAGAGCTGCGTGGTGGCTTCCACCATGGGCCCCGGTGTCAAAGTCAACGGCGCGAAGCTGATGTGA
- a CDS encoding 50S ribosomal protein L10 produces the protein MPNASVLEQKKAIVAELTEKLQNAASGVLVDYKGITVAEDTALRNELRKNNVEYAVVKNTLTRFAAQNAGLGDLSDSLNGTTSLAISHEDPIAPMRVINKFAKQFNGAKFVIKAGFMDGKILPLDEINAMAELPSKEVLQAQVLGTMLAPITSLAIVLKAIAEEKGGFVEAAAEPEAAPAE, from the coding sequence ATGCCTAACGCATCTGTTCTGGAACAGAAGAAAGCCATTGTGGCTGAACTGACCGAAAAGCTGCAGAACGCCGCCAGCGGTGTGCTGGTGGATTACAAGGGCATCACCGTGGCTGAGGATACCGCTCTGCGCAACGAGCTCCGCAAGAACAACGTGGAGTACGCTGTCGTCAAGAACACCCTCACCCGCTTTGCTGCTCAGAATGCCGGCCTGGGCGATCTGTCCGACTCCCTGAATGGCACTACTTCTCTCGCCATCAGCCACGAGGACCCCATCGCTCCCATGCGCGTCATCAACAAGTTCGCCAAGCAGTTCAACGGCGCCAAGTTCGTCATCAAGGCCGGCTTCATGGACGGCAAGATCCTTCCCCTGGATGAGATCAACGCCATGGCCGAGCTGCCCTCCAAGGAGGTCCTGCAGGCCCAGGTCCTGGGCACCATGCTGGCCCCCATCACCAGCCTGGCCATCGTCCTGAAGGCCATTGCCGAGGAGAAGGGCGGCTTCGTAGAGGCCGCTGCCGAGCCCGAGGCCGCCCCCGCCGAGTAA
- a CDS encoding 50S ribosomal protein L7/L12 — protein MASEKITALIEEVKGLTVLELSELVHALEDEFGVSAAAMAAPAAGAGAAAPAAEEKTEFDVVLASFDAAAKIKVIKAVREITGLGLAEAKAMVEGAPKTLKEAVSKDEAEELKKKLEEAGAKVELK, from the coding sequence ATGGCTAGCGAGAAGATTACCGCTCTGATTGAGGAAGTCAAGGGCCTGACCGTTCTGGAGCTGTCCGAGCTGGTGCATGCCCTGGAGGACGAGTTCGGCGTTTCCGCCGCCGCTATGGCCGCTCCCGCTGCTGGTGCCGGCGCTGCCGCTCCCGCTGCTGAGGAGAAGACCGAGTTTGACGTGGTCCTGGCCAGCTTTGACGCCGCCGCTAAGATCAAGGTCATCAAGGCTGTCCGTGAGATCACCGGCCTGGGCCTGGCTGAGGCCAAGGCTATGGTCGAGGGCGCTCCCAAGACTCTGAAGGAGGCTGTCTCCAAGGATGAGGCCGAGGAGCTGAAGAAGAAGCTGGAAGAGGCCGGCGCCAAGGTCGAGCTGAAGTAA
- a CDS encoding flavoredoxin — protein MRKNFGPKPYLYPQPVLIIATYGEDGTPDAMNAAWGGISDSNRVAMYLSAGHKTVQNILSRKAFTVSMADEDHVVECDYVGIVSANQVPDKLARAGLHTTISQFVDAPLIDELPMALECRFLSFDEETELLLGEIINVSAEEYILGEDGKIDPAKLRPISFDPVNHDYLALGEKVGRAFQDGKRLK, from the coding sequence ATGCGGAAAAATTTTGGCCCCAAGCCCTACCTCTATCCCCAGCCGGTGCTGATCATCGCCACCTATGGAGAGGACGGGACCCCAGATGCCATGAACGCCGCCTGGGGCGGGATCAGCGACAGCAACCGTGTCGCTATGTATCTAAGCGCGGGACACAAGACCGTACAGAACATTCTGTCCCGAAAGGCTTTCACTGTAAGCATGGCGGACGAGGACCATGTGGTGGAGTGTGACTATGTGGGTATCGTGTCCGCCAACCAGGTGCCTGACAAGCTGGCCCGAGCCGGTCTCCACACCACCATAAGCCAGTTTGTGGACGCCCCCCTCATTGACGAACTGCCAATGGCGCTGGAGTGCCGGTTTCTCAGCTTTGACGAGGAGACGGAGCTGCTCCTGGGGGAGATCATCAACGTCAGCGCCGAGGAGTACATCCTGGGGGAAGATGGGAAGATCGATCCCGCCAAGCTGCGCCCCATCTCCTTCGACCCGGTCAATCACGACTATCTGGCCCTGGGAGAGAAGGTGGGCCGCGCTTTCCAGGATGGAAAAAGGCTAAAGTGA
- a CDS encoding stage V sporulation protein B, producing the protein MLRHDEWSAGSSALFLTALAAVSQGLSFCYRVALSRLVGAEVMGLYQLLMPVCSVLLSLTAVGLTAAMSNLSSQYLALGNGKGVAQTRRMCLTALGVGLLPVSAAVVAFYDPISVYLLGDARTQLGLILLLPCVALTGVENIHKHFFYGTGVVRPPAVVELMEQFIRAAAVLGLLVLFLPQNPERTVGLIVTGMVICEIFSAVALTVLYRRRMARIGRTGPGERGGTLARRVTSIAVPVGATALLGNLMSAVNAALIPQKLVESGMDRAAAMSEFGVVCGMTLPMLALPTVFLGALNLVLVPRLAYSTALDRPEEVRRRAGRAMLAVSVLILPSMALMVVLGPDLARVMFGQPSAGEHLLPLAAAMALSCYQSTLGGVLNGVGRPGSHAMADLICDGIQLAFTFTVGLPGVGIRGFVAGTLVSAAAGALLNGWLVVRYTGLRPSLFRWVTAPGLAALLAALTSNLLFRWLKDSGVSLLAGGAASLLFGGVLYLAALSAQGVYLSQVFRLRK; encoded by the coding sequence TTGCTGCGTCACGATGAATGGTCCGCTGGAAGCAGCGCCCTGTTTCTGACCGCCTTGGCGGCGGTATCACAGGGGCTGTCGTTCTGTTACCGGGTGGCCCTGTCCCGGCTGGTGGGGGCGGAGGTGATGGGGCTGTATCAGCTGTTGATGCCGGTGTGCTCGGTACTGCTGTCCCTCACCGCTGTGGGGCTGACCGCAGCCATGTCCAACCTCAGCTCCCAGTATCTGGCCCTGGGAAACGGAAAGGGAGTGGCGCAGACCAGGCGGATGTGCCTCACCGCCCTGGGAGTGGGGCTCCTGCCGGTATCGGCGGCAGTGGTGGCCTTCTATGACCCCATCTCGGTCTATCTGCTGGGGGATGCCCGGACCCAGCTGGGGCTGATCCTGCTGCTGCCCTGCGTGGCTCTCACCGGGGTGGAGAACATCCACAAGCACTTTTTCTATGGGACCGGAGTGGTCCGCCCGCCTGCTGTCGTGGAGCTGATGGAGCAGTTCATCCGGGCGGCGGCGGTGCTGGGGCTGCTGGTGCTGTTTCTGCCCCAGAACCCAGAGCGGACGGTGGGGCTGATCGTCACCGGCATGGTGATTTGTGAGATCTTTTCCGCCGTGGCGCTGACAGTGCTCTACCGCCGGCGGATGGCGCGGATCGGCCGGACGGGGCCGGGGGAGCGGGGCGGGACTCTGGCCCGGCGGGTGACCTCCATCGCCGTCCCTGTGGGGGCCACCGCCCTGCTGGGTAATCTGATGTCGGCGGTGAACGCCGCCCTTATCCCACAGAAGCTTGTGGAGAGCGGCATGGACCGGGCGGCGGCCATGTCGGAGTTCGGCGTGGTGTGCGGGATGACCCTGCCCATGCTGGCCCTGCCCACTGTCTTTCTGGGGGCGCTGAATCTGGTGCTGGTCCCCAGGCTGGCCTACTCCACGGCACTAGACCGCCCGGAAGAGGTGAGGAGGCGGGCCGGGCGGGCCATGCTGGCGGTGTCGGTGCTCATTCTTCCCTCCATGGCGCTGATGGTGGTGCTTGGGCCGGACCTGGCCCGGGTGATGTTCGGTCAGCCCTCGGCGGGGGAACACCTGCTCCCCCTGGCGGCGGCCATGGCGCTGAGCTGCTACCAGTCCACCCTTGGGGGCGTGCTCAACGGCGTGGGACGGCCGGGGAGCCACGCCATGGCGGACCTGATCTGTGACGGCATACAGCTGGCCTTCACCTTCACCGTGGGCCTCCCGGGGGTGGGCATCCGCGGCTTCGTGGCGGGGACTCTGGTCTCAGCAGCGGCGGGGGCCCTGCTCAACGGCTGGCTGGTGGTGCGTTACACCGGGCTGCGGCCCAGCCTGTTCCGGTGGGTGACCGCGCCGGGGCTGGCCGCACTGCTGGCGGCCCTGACCTCCAACCTCCTCTTTCGGTGGCTGAAGGACAGCGGCGTCTCCCTGCTGGCAGGCGGGGCGGCCAGCCTACTCTTCGGCGGAGTGCTGTATCTGGCCGCCCTGAGCGCCCAGGGAGTCTATCTCAGCCAGGTGTTCCGGCTGCGGAAATAA
- a CDS encoding 3-hydroxybutyryl-CoA dehydratase has protein sequence MAFVEFEQRGHVGLITINRPEVLNALNLEVIEQLDDILLRAESQEDVHVIVITGAGRSFVAGADIGEMVNYTADDAKRFSHHGNNTMMHITRFPSPVIAAVNGFALGGGCELAMSCDIRVASEKATFGMPEVGLGITPGFGGTQRLQRIVGMSTAMELVLTSRTIDAQEALQIGLVKHVYPADVMLDKALELADLIASRPQVAVRQAKQAIRIGKQIDINSAIAFESEAFGLCFSTEDQKDAMHAFLNKEKITTFKNR, from the coding sequence ATGGCTTTTGTAGAATTTGAGCAACGCGGCCACGTGGGCCTCATCACCATCAACCGCCCGGAAGTCCTGAACGCCCTGAACCTGGAGGTCATCGAACAGCTGGACGATATCCTGCTGCGCGCAGAATCCCAGGAGGATGTCCACGTCATCGTTATCACCGGCGCCGGACGCTCCTTCGTGGCCGGTGCCGACATCGGCGAGATGGTCAACTATACCGCCGACGACGCCAAGCGCTTCAGCCATCATGGAAACAATACCATGATGCACATCACCCGCTTCCCCAGCCCGGTGATCGCCGCAGTCAACGGCTTCGCCCTGGGCGGCGGCTGTGAGCTGGCCATGTCCTGCGACATTCGGGTAGCCAGTGAAAAGGCAACCTTCGGCATGCCTGAGGTTGGGCTGGGCATCACTCCCGGTTTCGGCGGCACCCAGCGCCTTCAGCGCATCGTAGGCATGTCCACCGCCATGGAGCTGGTGCTCACCAGCCGCACCATCGACGCCCAAGAGGCCCTTCAGATCGGTTTGGTCAAGCATGTCTACCCTGCCGACGTGATGCTGGACAAGGCTCTGGAGCTCGCCGACCTGATCGCCTCCCGCCCCCAGGTGGCAGTCCGCCAGGCCAAGCAGGCCATCCGCATCGGCAAACAGATCGACATCAACTCCGCCATCGCCTTTGAGTCAGAGGCCTTCGGCCTGTGCTTTTCCACTGAGGACCAGAAGGACGCCATGCACGCCTTCCTGAACAAGGAGAAGATCACCACCTTCAAAAACCGCTGA